A single Microcoleus sp. FACHB-672 DNA region contains:
- the moeB gene encoding molybdopterin-synthase adenylyltransferase MoeB → MLNPNLDEIQLTKDEYERYSRHLILPEVGLEGQKRLKSASVLCIGTGGLGAPLLLYLAAAGVGRIGIVDFDIVDSSNLQRQVIHGTSWVGKPKIESAKNRILEINPNCQVDLYETRLSSENALDIMKPYDIVVDGTDNFPTRYLVNDACVLLNKPNVYGSIYRFEGQATVFNYEGGPNYRDLYPEPPPPGMVPSCAEGGVLGILPGIIGVIQATETIKIILKQGSTLSGRLLLFNALDMKFRELKLRPNPVRPVIDKLIDYEFFCGVTQAKAEEAKQQMEVSEMTVAELQQLIDSGTSDFVLVDVRNPNEYEIAKIPGAVLVPLPDIERGEGVEKVKQLLNGHRLIAHCKMGGRSAKALGILKEAGIEGTNVKGGITAWSREIDPSVPEY, encoded by the coding sequence ATGTTAAACCCGAATCTGGATGAGATCCAGCTGACAAAAGACGAATACGAACGCTACTCACGCCACCTCATCTTGCCCGAAGTCGGACTTGAGGGGCAAAAGCGTCTGAAATCCGCCAGCGTGCTGTGTATTGGCACCGGCGGACTCGGTGCGCCGCTGTTACTCTATCTGGCAGCTGCCGGTGTTGGACGAATTGGCATTGTAGACTTCGATATCGTAGACAGTTCTAATTTGCAACGGCAAGTTATTCACGGCACCTCTTGGGTAGGCAAACCTAAAATCGAATCCGCCAAAAACCGGATTTTGGAAATTAACCCCAATTGCCAAGTTGACTTGTACGAAACTCGCCTCTCATCTGAGAACGCGCTGGATATCATGAAGCCCTACGATATCGTGGTGGATGGCACCGATAACTTCCCCACCCGGTATTTAGTTAACGATGCTTGTGTGTTGCTGAATAAGCCCAACGTTTACGGTTCCATCTATCGCTTTGAGGGACAGGCAACCGTCTTTAACTACGAAGGTGGCCCTAACTACCGCGATCTTTACCCCGAACCCCCACCACCGGGGATGGTGCCTTCCTGTGCTGAAGGCGGCGTTTTAGGGATTCTGCCAGGAATTATCGGCGTTATCCAAGCAACGGAAACGATCAAAATCATCCTGAAACAAGGGTCAACTCTCAGCGGACGGCTGCTGCTGTTTAACGCTTTGGATATGAAGTTCCGGGAACTGAAACTGCGTCCAAATCCTGTGCGCCCTGTAATTGATAAATTAATCGATTACGAATTTTTCTGCGGTGTGACTCAAGCCAAAGCAGAGGAGGCTAAACAACAGATGGAAGTTTCTGAGATGACGGTGGCGGAACTTCAGCAACTTATTGACAGTGGTACGAGTGACTTTGTGCTGGTGGATGTTCGCAATCCCAATGAGTATGAGATTGCTAAGATTCCAGGAGCGGTTTTGGTGCCTTTACCAGATATTGAACGCGGCGAAGGTGTCGAGAAGGTTAAGCAGTTGCTCAATGGCCACCGGCTGATCGCTCACTGCAAGATGGGTGGACGTTCTGCAAAGGCGCTGGGAATTTTGAAGGAAGCCGGCATTGAAGGTACGAATGTCAAAGGCGGGATTACTGCTTGGAGTCGAGAAATCGATCCGTCAGTTCCAGAGTATTAA
- the murD gene encoding UDP-N-acetylmuramoyl-L-alanine--D-glutamate ligase, protein MPIAHVIGLGKSGIAAARLLKREGWQVTVSDRSNSETLQEQQQQLAPDGIPVLLGYSFDPDNPDNRPQLVVVSPGVPWDAPALVRARELGIETIGEMELAWRYLQSRPWVAVTGTNGKTTTTALIAAIFQAAGFDAPACGNIGYAACELALQETPPNWVIAELSSYQIESSPSIAPRIGVWTTFTPDHLSRHKTLENYFNIKAHLLNQSQQQVINGNDPYLRQNTPQRWPNICWTSVKGQAEFISDSSWSAYIEDGWVVALGEPVLPAASLRMVGEHNLQNLLMAVAAARLAGIEKEAIARAIATFPGVSHRLEHICTFNGIDFINDSKATNYDAAQVGLSSVPAPAILIAGGEAKAGDDTGWMQMIQTKAAAVLLIGSAAGAFAKRLEEIHHPRYEIVATMERAVPRAAELAAQLGAKVVLLSPACASFDQYQNFEQRGDHFRQMCLEVMQSPPE, encoded by the coding sequence ATGCCCATCGCTCACGTCATCGGACTCGGAAAATCGGGAATTGCTGCCGCACGACTGCTAAAACGGGAAGGTTGGCAGGTGACGGTGAGCGATCGCAGTAATTCTGAAACCCTGCAAGAACAGCAACAGCAGCTTGCGCCTGATGGAATTCCTGTACTGCTGGGCTATTCTTTTGACCCAGATAACCCAGACAACCGGCCTCAGCTCGTTGTTGTCAGTCCCGGGGTACCGTGGGATGCACCGGCATTAGTCCGCGCCAGAGAACTTGGCATCGAAACCATTGGCGAGATGGAACTCGCTTGGCGCTATCTCCAGTCGCGCCCTTGGGTAGCAGTCACCGGCACCAACGGCAAAACCACTACAACTGCCCTAATTGCCGCTATTTTCCAAGCAGCCGGTTTCGACGCCCCCGCCTGTGGCAACATCGGTTATGCCGCCTGCGAACTGGCTTTGCAGGAAACGCCTCCAAATTGGGTAATCGCCGAACTTAGCAGCTATCAAATCGAATCTTCCCCTTCAATCGCACCTCGCATCGGAGTTTGGACAACGTTTACCCCGGATCACCTCAGCCGGCATAAAACTTTAGAAAATTACTTCAATATCAAAGCTCATCTCCTCAACCAATCTCAGCAGCAAGTGATCAACGGAAACGATCCCTACCTGCGCCAAAATACCCCGCAACGTTGGCCAAACATCTGCTGGACAAGTGTTAAAGGTCAAGCCGAATTTATCAGCGATTCTAGCTGGTCAGCATACATTGAAGATGGCTGGGTTGTGGCGCTGGGTGAACCTGTGTTGCCGGCAGCCTCGTTGCGGATGGTTGGGGAACACAACTTGCAAAATTTGCTGATGGCGGTGGCAGCAGCGCGTTTAGCCGGCATTGAGAAAGAAGCCATTGCCCGCGCCATTGCCACCTTCCCCGGCGTTTCCCATCGGCTGGAACACATCTGCACGTTTAACGGCATTGACTTTATTAATGACAGTAAAGCCACCAATTACGACGCTGCTCAAGTTGGACTATCCTCCGTCCCAGCACCGGCAATTTTAATCGCTGGGGGAGAAGCCAAAGCCGGTGATGATACTGGCTGGATGCAAATGATTCAAACGAAAGCCGCAGCCGTTTTACTCATTGGCAGCGCTGCCGGTGCCTTTGCAAAACGGCTGGAGGAAATTCATCATCCCCGTTACGAAATTGTGGCAACAATGGAACGCGCGGTTCCTAGAGCTGCTGAATTGGCAGCACAGTTGGGAGCTAAAGTTGTTTTGCTTTCGCCGGCTTGTGCGAGTTTTGATCAATATCAAAATTTTGAGCAACGCGGTGATCATTTCCGCCAAATGTGTCTGGAAGTGATGCAAAGTCCACCAGAATAA
- a CDS encoding cytochrome P450 — protein sequence MHRNRLPPGKMGLPGIGQTLQFLFDRDYLKNRYAQYGPIFKTRLLGKPAVFMIGPEANEFLLASHAEHFSWREGWPETFKILLGESLFVQDGEEHRRNRRLMMPALHGPALTSYLATMESITQRYLQQWEQQEEFRWFEEFKQLTFDIASELLLGASAGPEVARLSQLFSTLTMGLFSLFPVRLPVTQFGKSVAARNQLLQHISGVVRQRQQNPKNDVLSLLLQARDEEGNSLSLKELTAQAMLMLFAGHETTTSMLTWMCLELGRHPEILERARTEQQTLAEKGPLNLEQLGQMPYLEQILLEVERLHPPVGGGFRGVVKPFEFNGYYVPAGWLALYSIKMTHKLPEIYPEPNRFDPDRFSPSRQEHKKQPFSLVGFGGGPRVCIGIAFAKMEMKIVAAQLLRHYQWELLPDQSLETVEVPTRRPKDGLRVRFQRLQSE from the coding sequence ATGCACCGCAATCGGCTTCCTCCGGGCAAGATGGGTTTGCCTGGAATCGGTCAAACTCTGCAATTTCTTTTTGACCGGGATTATCTTAAGAATCGCTACGCCCAGTATGGGCCAATTTTTAAAACTCGGTTGTTAGGCAAACCGGCTGTATTTATGATTGGCCCAGAAGCGAATGAATTTCTCTTAGCCAGTCATGCCGAGCATTTTTCCTGGCGAGAGGGTTGGCCTGAAACATTTAAAATTTTGTTGGGAGAGTCGCTGTTTGTTCAAGATGGCGAAGAACACCGGCGCAACCGGCGGCTGATGATGCCGGCATTACATGGCCCAGCGCTGACTAGCTATCTCGCCACAATGGAATCTATTACGCAGCGCTATCTTCAGCAATGGGAACAGCAAGAAGAGTTCCGCTGGTTTGAAGAATTTAAACAGCTAACCTTTGACATTGCCAGTGAGTTGCTGCTGGGTGCAAGTGCCGGCCCTGAAGTCGCTAGACTCAGCCAGCTATTTTCTACCCTGACAATGGGTTTATTTTCCCTATTTCCGGTGCGCTTGCCGGTGACGCAGTTTGGTAAATCGGTTGCCGCCCGAAACCAGCTATTGCAACATATCAGCGGGGTTGTGCGGCAACGCCAGCAAAACCCAAAGAACGATGTACTTAGCTTGTTATTACAAGCTCGTGATGAGGAAGGCAACAGCCTCAGCCTCAAAGAACTCACCGCCCAAGCAATGCTGATGCTGTTTGCCGGCCATGAAACCACCACGTCGATGCTGACTTGGATGTGTCTGGAGTTAGGCCGGCATCCTGAAATATTAGAACGCGCCAGAACAGAACAGCAAACCCTAGCAGAAAAAGGGCCGCTAAATTTAGAACAATTGGGGCAAATGCCCTATTTAGAGCAAATTCTGCTGGAGGTGGAACGCTTGCATCCGCCGGTTGGAGGTGGGTTTCGCGGCGTGGTGAAACCGTTTGAGTTTAATGGTTATTATGTGCCGGCTGGGTGGCTGGCACTGTACTCGATCAAAATGACTCACAAGCTGCCAGAAATTTACCCCGAACCCAACCGATTTGACCCAGATCGTTTCAGTCCCAGCCGGCAAGAACATAAAAAACAACCCTTTAGTTTAGTCGGGTTTGGTGGTGGGCCAAGAGTTTGTATTGGCATCGCCTTTGCCAAGATGGAAATGAAGATCGTTGCGGCGCAATTATTACGACACTATCAATGGGAGTTGTTACCCGATCAAAGTTTAGAAACCGTTGAGGTTCCCACGCGCCGGCCTAAAGATGGCTTGCGCGTGCGATTTCAAAGGCTACAATCCGAATGA
- a CDS encoding Mov34/MPN/PAD-1 family protein: MVLTVHPEHLQVICNHGMSAYPEECCGLLVGRLFNGGKILVEVWPAENAWSAEASLAVSGEEEFSKKRRYEIPAQFMFEAQRKARDLDLSIIGIYHSHPDNPAIPSECDRQYAWPQYSYIIVSVQQGKAQDLQSWSLDDAHQFQPEEILTSEPTAVEQ; the protein is encoded by the coding sequence ATGGTTCTAACTGTGCATCCTGAGCATCTTCAAGTTATCTGCAATCATGGGATGAGCGCTTATCCAGAAGAGTGCTGCGGCTTGCTCGTTGGCCGGCTCTTTAATGGCGGTAAAATTTTGGTAGAAGTGTGGCCGGCAGAAAATGCTTGGAGTGCGGAAGCATCACTAGCGGTATCTGGTGAGGAAGAATTTAGCAAAAAGCGCCGGTATGAAATCCCCGCTCAATTTATGTTCGAGGCGCAACGGAAAGCACGCGACCTCGATCTGTCAATTATTGGCATCTATCACTCGCACCCCGACAACCCCGCCATTCCCTCTGAGTGTGATCGCCAATATGCTTGGCCACAATATTCATATATTATTGTCTCTGTTCAACAAGGCAAAGCCCAAGACCTACAGAGTTGGAGCCTTGATGATGCCCATCAGTTCCAGCCAGAAGAAATCCTCACCAGCGAACCGACAGCGGTTGAACAATAA
- a CDS encoding tetratricopeptide repeat protein translates to MLRRIWQRLVRLFQRLLAIFRNSSPASAGAAVAPAQTIQPLSEAEYEHYFLQLLEGVNQGWESVRVARFFEGLSARATNQEWVLWLRRFGASLEASPVPNYELGCRLLQLSEKAREIPDIAEIGENSYQIGTKLLEKTAQTSPDPSFEEKPDIDLSAPESLESSEDADAWFKLGVEQLEAEDSEAALVAFNRTLELDASHHRAWVNRGNALFNLKRLEEALGSYNHAITLNPESRVAWNHRGDVLFDLNRYEEAITCWDRTLALKPDDAETWYNRGLALGSLSRWEEAVASWEKALEFNPDDPETWFNYGIGLTGLQRWEEAITCWDKVLELQPNLHDAWINKGMALQQLGLYAEAVEANNQAIALSSPNRNLQVKPASSEGEAAALYNQGVEQYYAGNINTALTLFNSALEIQPNYYDAWNGKGNVLRDLGKIEEALDSYNRALAIQPNYYFGWNGKGVTLFYLGRPEEALECFDRALKIQPDYHFAWNAKGNVLRDLERIEEALYCFNRALEIQPNFHAAWNNKGAMLSELGHIEEALECFNHALEIQPKDSVAWNGKGNALFELGLYEEALESFNCSLEIQPNFHITWNDRSTTLRALGRDEEALAGYNRAIDLNPDYEPAWYNRGIVLNNLGCYEEAIASLDKALELKPNFRDAWIRKGEALRNLGRYPEAIEANNQALSLYPDMPAAKTTSREFSPLIKSHLEELTQNPDNSSSAAPEETKHTNVEKE, encoded by the coding sequence ATGCTAAGGCGAATTTGGCAACGGCTCGTTAGGTTATTTCAGCGGTTGTTGGCTATTTTTAGAAATTCGTCACCGGCATCGGCAGGGGCAGCAGTAGCGCCGGCACAAACAATTCAACCGCTGAGTGAGGCAGAGTATGAACACTATTTCCTGCAACTGCTGGAAGGGGTGAATCAGGGCTGGGAGTCAGTGCGGGTTGCCAGGTTTTTTGAAGGGCTAAGTGCTCGCGCTACGAATCAAGAATGGGTGCTGTGGCTACGTCGCTTTGGCGCTAGTTTGGAAGCATCGCCCGTGCCGAATTATGAATTAGGATGCCGGTTGCTGCAATTGAGCGAAAAAGCCAGAGAAATTCCAGATATCGCAGAAATTGGCGAAAATTCTTACCAAATCGGCACTAAACTCCTCGAAAAAACCGCACAGACAAGTCCAGATCCTTCCTTTGAAGAAAAGCCAGATATTGATTTATCCGCACCCGAAAGTTTGGAATCTTCAGAAGACGCGGATGCCTGGTTTAAGCTGGGCGTAGAGCAACTAGAAGCGGAGGATAGTGAAGCCGCCCTCGTTGCCTTTAACCGCACACTCGAACTTGATGCCAGCCACCACCGCGCTTGGGTAAACCGAGGCAATGCGCTGTTTAACTTAAAGCGTCTTGAAGAAGCGCTCGGCTCCTATAATCATGCCATCACCCTTAACCCGGAATCTCGCGTCGCTTGGAATCACCGGGGCGATGTGCTGTTTGATTTAAATCGTTATGAAGAAGCGATCACCTGCTGGGATCGAACTCTGGCGCTGAAACCCGACGATGCTGAAACTTGGTACAATCGGGGGCTGGCACTAGGGAGTTTGAGCCGGTGGGAGGAAGCCGTTGCTAGCTGGGAGAAAGCCTTAGAATTCAACCCCGATGATCCTGAAACTTGGTTTAATTATGGCATTGGGTTAACGGGTTTGCAGCGCTGGGAAGAGGCGATTACTTGTTGGGATAAAGTTTTAGAATTGCAACCCAATCTTCATGACGCCTGGATAAATAAAGGCATGGCATTGCAGCAGTTAGGGCTATATGCGGAGGCAGTGGAAGCCAACAATCAAGCCATTGCCCTTAGTTCCCCAAATCGCAACCTTCAGGTTAAACCGGCAAGCAGTGAAGGGGAAGCAGCAGCTTTATACAATCAGGGCGTTGAGCAATATTATGCCGGCAATATCAATACAGCTCTAACTTTATTTAACAGCGCCCTAGAGATTCAACCAAACTACTACGATGCCTGGAATGGGAAAGGCAATGTTCTTAGAGATCTAGGGAAAATTGAGGAAGCGCTTGATAGTTATAACCGCGCCCTCGCAATTCAACCCAATTACTATTTTGGTTGGAATGGCAAGGGTGTGACGCTGTTTTATTTAGGGCGTCCTGAAGAAGCCTTGGAGTGTTTTGATCGGGCATTGAAAATTCAACCAGACTATCACTTTGCCTGGAATGCGAAGGGTAATGTACTTAGAGATCTAGAGCGGATTGAAGAAGCACTTTACTGCTTTAACCGGGCACTGGAAATTCAACCGAATTTTCATGCAGCCTGGAATAATAAGGGCGCAATGCTTTCTGAGTTAGGGCACATTGAAGAAGCGTTGGAATGCTTTAACCATGCTTTGGAGATTCAACCAAAAGATAGCGTTGCCTGGAATGGGAAGGGAAACGCACTTTTTGAGTTAGGGCTTTATGAAGAAGCATTGGAAAGCTTTAACTGCTCACTGGAAATTCAACCAAATTTCCATATTACCTGGAATGATCGCAGCACTACGCTGAGAGCATTGGGGCGCGATGAGGAAGCCCTTGCCGGCTACAATCGGGCAATTGATCTGAATCCTGATTATGAGCCAGCCTGGTATAACCGGGGAATTGTGCTGAACAATTTAGGGTGCTATGAAGAGGCAATTGCAAGTTTGGATAAGGCTTTGGAATTGAAACCTAACTTTCGAGATGCTTGGATTCGCAAAGGGGAAGCGCTTCGCAATTTAGGGCGATACCCAGAGGCAATTGAGGCGAATAATCAGGCGCTCTCGCTTTATCCTGATATGCCGGCAGCGAAAACGACTTCTCGCGAGTTTTCCCCTTTAATCAAAAGCCATTTAGAAGAACTTACCCAAAATCCAGACAATTCTTCGTCGGCAGCACCAGAGGAAACCAAGCACACAAATGTAGAGAAAGAGTAA
- the nfi gene encoding deoxyribonuclease V (cleaves DNA at apurinic or apyrimidinic sites): MKIDRTHAWPQTTQEAIAIQQQLRSQVIAEDRLGEVRYVGGVDVGYDLANSITRAAVVVLSFPDLQLHSSAIALQPTTFPYIPGFLSFREVPAILDALEMLTVAPDLLLCDGQGLAHPRRFGLACHLGVLANIPAIGVAKTRFIGEHDPVPADRGSWQPLRHQGEVIGAVLTTRAGAKPIYVSTGHQISLASAIDYVLRCTPKYRLPETTRLADRLASG, translated from the coding sequence ATGAAGATTGACAGGACTCATGCTTGGCCTCAGACGACTCAGGAGGCTATCGCAATTCAACAGCAACTGCGATCTCAGGTGATTGCAGAAGATCGACTGGGGGAGGTGCGCTATGTTGGCGGTGTGGATGTGGGTTATGATCTCGCCAACTCGATAACGCGGGCGGCTGTGGTGGTTTTGAGTTTTCCAGACTTGCAATTGCACTCCTCAGCCATTGCTTTGCAACCGACAACTTTTCCTTACATTCCAGGGTTTCTTTCGTTTCGGGAAGTGCCGGCAATTTTGGATGCGTTAGAAATGCTGACGGTTGCGCCTGACTTGTTGCTGTGTGATGGGCAAGGATTAGCCCATCCCCGTCGCTTTGGTTTGGCTTGTCATTTGGGCGTTTTGGCAAATATCCCGGCAATTGGAGTTGCAAAGACGCGGTTTATTGGAGAACATGATCCGGTGCCGGCGGATCGGGGCAGTTGGCAACCGTTGCGACATCAGGGTGAAGTGATTGGGGCTGTGCTGACAACTCGTGCCGGTGCTAAGCCGATCTATGTCTCAACCGGCCATCAGATTTCCTTGGCAAGTGCAATTGATTATGTGTTGCGCTGCACCCCCAAGTACCGGCTCCCAGAGACAACTCGTTTGGCAGATCGGCTGGCATCGGGATAA
- a CDS encoding FHA domain-containing protein yields the protein MNQLILEWSEAGQPRSQTIQDQQPSKHPGTVRIGRDPSRCDIVLTHPTVSGLHIEIFFNRQQNNFSLRNLRDTNPPAVDGHRLSVGELPLHPDSRILLGEVELNVVAVSVATSGVAPTVIASPLAAIPAFPSPGKPVKPAISPTVPPNANYGLECPCCNRISPYERLDLGCPWCGTSLAAAVSVVMPPGT from the coding sequence ATGAATCAACTAATTTTAGAGTGGTCAGAAGCCGGTCAGCCCAGATCCCAAACCATCCAAGACCAACAACCCAGCAAACATCCGGGAACCGTCCGCATCGGTCGAGATCCGAGCCGGTGTGATATCGTATTGACGCATCCAACCGTATCAGGGCTGCACATCGAAATCTTTTTTAACCGGCAGCAGAATAACTTTTCATTGCGGAACCTTCGCGATACAAATCCACCTGCTGTTGATGGACACCGCCTGAGTGTGGGAGAACTACCTCTCCACCCAGACAGCAGAATTCTCTTAGGAGAAGTGGAACTCAATGTTGTTGCAGTATCTGTGGCAACTTCCGGGGTTGCGCCGACAGTTATCGCATCTCCACTGGCAGCGATTCCAGCATTTCCCTCCCCCGGAAAGCCGGTTAAACCAGCGATTTCCCCAACTGTCCCCCCAAATGCTAATTACGGTTTGGAGTGTCCCTGTTGCAACCGCATTTCCCCCTACGAACGGCTAGATTTGGGCTGTCCTTGGTGCGGCACTTCCCTGGCAGCAGCAGTTAGTGTTGTGATGCCTCCTGGTACTTAG
- a CDS encoding MFS transporter: MNSSDSQPAVTSADRRFILWRQVWGLAAVQGAITLTWVIYKLYLPKLLTGFGFPAGLAATLLIVESALAVVMEPLMGGLSDRRKQWVGTRFPFISVGVILSSALFIAIPCFAIFVKPDSVFRLLLPAFVVAWALAMTIFRAPALALLGQYASVPELPQAASLLTLVGGIIAAFGPISSQFLLSLGAPVTFTLASLVLLAAVALLRSLHPPATAVEDSRQQAGSKMPVSIAALALIFGTGIFVAWGSSFLMSLLPKLLKNQFNAADIKLIIFAFSILLALAAVPAGKIAVQLGNRRGMLIGVAGTALWLLMLAVFLPSGLPLIASAILLIAFLSLVNNGAIPFALSQVPTHRAGLGVGMYFGGIGTAVSLFPLIFGQLSEITPVSAAIKGTIVFIAAGVCIAVSIKTQPVQSA; encoded by the coding sequence ATGAACAGCTCAGACTCTCAACCGGCGGTCACTTCAGCGGATCGCCGGTTTATTTTATGGCGGCAAGTTTGGGGTTTAGCGGCGGTGCAGGGCGCAATTACCCTAACTTGGGTGATTTACAAGCTGTATTTGCCGAAACTGCTAACCGGCTTTGGTTTTCCCGCAGGACTTGCCGCAACGCTGCTGATTGTTGAAAGCGCCCTAGCTGTGGTGATGGAACCGCTGATGGGGGGACTGTCTGATCGCAGGAAGCAGTGGGTGGGAACACGTTTTCCGTTTATCTCTGTCGGGGTGATTCTATCCTCGGCTTTGTTTATTGCCATCCCCTGTTTTGCAATATTTGTCAAACCTGATAGCGTTTTTAGATTACTCTTACCGGCATTTGTGGTGGCGTGGGCGCTGGCGATGACAATATTTCGTGCGCCGGCGCTGGCGCTGTTGGGGCAATATGCATCGGTGCCAGAGTTACCTCAAGCAGCGAGTTTGCTAACCTTAGTCGGCGGGATAATTGCAGCGTTTGGTCCGATTTCTAGCCAGTTTTTGCTGAGTTTAGGTGCGCCTGTTACCTTTACTCTCGCCTCTTTAGTTTTGCTGGCGGCAGTCGCGCTGCTGCGTTCGCTTCATCCCCCAGCTACAGCGGTAGAGGATAGCAGACAGCAGGCCGGTTCCAAAATGCCCGTTTCGATTGCTGCTTTAGCCTTAATTTTTGGCACCGGCATCTTTGTGGCATGGGGTTCAAGTTTCCTCATGTCGCTGCTGCCAAAGCTGCTCAAAAACCAGTTTAATGCTGCCGATATCAAGTTAATTATCTTTGCCTTTTCCATACTTTTAGCCTTAGCCGCAGTGCCGGCGGGAAAAATAGCTGTTCAACTCGGTAATCGGCGAGGAATGCTGATAGGAGTTGCCGGAACAGCGCTGTGGTTGCTAATGCTCGCAGTATTTTTACCTAGTGGTTTACCTCTGATTGCTAGTGCAATCCTATTGATTGCTTTTTTAAGTTTGGTAAACAACGGAGCTATTCCCTTTGCTTTATCTCAAGTGCCGACACATCGGGCGGGATTGGGAGTAGGAATGTATTTTGGCGGGATAGGAACCGCAGTGAGTTTATTCCCCCTCATTTTTGGTCAATTAAGTGAAATAACGCCGGTTTCTGCCGCTATTAAAGGTACAATTGTGTTCATTGCTGCCGGAGTTTGTATCGCCGTTAGCATCAAAACGCAGCCGGTACAATCTGCCTAG
- a CDS encoding prohibitin family protein, which translates to MKDAKFLYNPTLISYIVGGLVLVLAAILFKPFAIVNPGERGVVMQFGKVLPNVLDEGIHPIVPVVNTVKTISVKVQKSDVQSEASSKDLQDVKTLAAVNWHIDPKRVNEVYQRIGDENELLNRIIAPAVSEVVKASTARKTAEEIITQRTELKQEIDTTLKERLAAYGILVDDVSLVDISFSPEFAKAIESKQIAEQEAKRADFTALRAEKEAQAEVNRARGQAEAQRLQRQTISAELLQQQAIEKWNGQFPMVMGGSNTLPFINLNPSNLSSGSAPAAPAQ; encoded by the coding sequence ATGAAAGATGCAAAATTTCTTTACAACCCCACCCTTATTTCTTATATTGTCGGGGGACTCGTCCTCGTCTTGGCGGCAATCTTATTCAAGCCTTTTGCCATTGTGAATCCTGGCGAGCGTGGCGTTGTGATGCAGTTTGGCAAAGTTCTGCCCAATGTTTTGGATGAAGGTATTCACCCCATTGTGCCGGTTGTGAACACGGTTAAAACAATCAGCGTTAAGGTACAAAAAAGTGATGTCCAGTCAGAAGCATCGTCCAAAGACTTGCAAGACGTAAAAACACTGGCTGCCGTCAACTGGCATATTGACCCCAAGCGAGTGAATGAAGTTTACCAGCGCATCGGTGATGAAAACGAGCTTTTGAATCGGATTATTGCACCTGCCGTATCTGAAGTTGTTAAAGCATCGACGGCAAGAAAAACGGCTGAAGAAATTATTACCCAGCGCACAGAACTTAAACAAGAAATTGACACTACACTCAAAGAACGTCTAGCCGCTTACGGAATTTTAGTTGATGATGTGTCTTTGGTAGATATATCTTTTTCTCCGGAATTTGCCAAAGCAATTGAATCAAAACAAATTGCCGAACAAGAAGCCAAACGCGCAGATTTTACTGCGTTGAGAGCTGAAAAGGAAGCCCAAGCAGAAGTTAACCGCGCTAGAGGTCAAGCTGAAGCACAGCGGTTGCAGCGACAAACTATATCCGCTGAGTTGCTACAACAACAAGCGATTGAGAAATGGAACGGCCAGTTTCCGATGGTGATGGGTGGCAGCAACACCCTGCCTTTCATTAATCTCAATCCGTCAAACTTGTCGTCTGGTTCAGCTCCAGCGGCTCCCGCACAATAA